One genomic window of Salmo salar chromosome ssa12, Ssal_v3.1, whole genome shotgun sequence includes the following:
- the LOC106564614 gene encoding centrosomal protein 20: MATLTELKCALRESLESRGVLGQLKARIRAEVFNALDDQSEPRPALSHDNLLINELIREYLEFNKYRYTASVLTAESGQPEVPLDRQFMANELKVVEDPSSRSVPLLYGLLSHFLSSSGDSGGKLFLRGSAPATMTRDPNTLPGPES; encoded by the exons ATGGCGACCTTAACGGAACTGAAATGCG CTCTGAGAGAGAGCCTGGAGTctcgaggtgtgttgggtcagctGAAGGCTCGGATCAGAGCTGAGGTGTTCAATGCGCTCGATGATCAGAGCGAGCCGCGTCCTGCGCTGTCGCACGACAACCTTCTAATCAACGAGCTCATCCGCGAGTACCTGGAATTCAACAAGTATCGATACACAGCGTCAGTGTTGACAGCAG AATCAGGTCAACCTGAGGTACCACTTGACAGACAGTTCATGGCGAATGAGCTCAAAGTGGTGGAGGACCCCAGTTCCAGATCTGT GCCTCTACTGTACGGCTTGCTATCCCACTTCCTAAGCAGCAGTGGAGACAGTGGAGGGAAGCTGTTCCTCAGGGGCTCAGCACCTGCTACTATGACCAGAGACCCTAACACACTTCCTGGTCCTGAGTCTTAA